From Polaribacter butkevichii, a single genomic window includes:
- a CDS encoding TonB-dependent receptor domain-containing protein — protein sequence MKIFYKVLLCALISATSYSQEKENTKKDSAKQKAVQLDEVIITGKTKKDPVFSAITNQYAKKIVQPKNVADLFNNINGFSVIKRGNYAIDPSFRGAQYEQLNIQYDGGTKAMHACPNRMDPVTTHIIPEEISRIEIIKGPYTVRYGATFGGIINLVTQKPDYNDYGLHGKVSGGFESNGNSLVSLAELKYINEKFDIVTNVGYRDFGNYKDGFGTTIPSSFRSSDYGIKVGYNFTQNQRLKVDWRQSFGRDVLHAALPMDTDYDNSSILSVDYKIDNIAEIIKSITVKGYHSYVDHLMTNNNRPSFMMMEAASAVEATTIGGKIEMNWKPSKNLDIFSGVDIMNIARDGGRTRIVKIMNGNKLATPKTFNDKVWQDSYITDLGVFTEARYNLAENTILTAGVRYDNVTSDIKDPEADFAAMYNLKKRTEHTFSGTVSVKKIISDNYILEVAYGRGTRTANMIERFINHFTVGQDPYEYIGNPDLKAEINNQFEIGIKGFEALKNGFNSFQFETSVYYSYFENYIVGIVNPNITRKFNPTAEPTNVKVFQNLDEAYKTGFEAMARLDFLENYNFKTEFSYVYTKNKDLDESLPLTPPFTTKLSLGFEKEKLWANAQYNLVSKQDNISESYGETSTDGYQTLDLRFGGKPLKNVTLGVAVLNVFDKGYNSHLNFSFTNQADFGRTPITEPGRNFSAFLQYVF from the coding sequence ATGAAAATATTTTATAAAGTGCTTTTATGCGCGCTAATTTCGGCTACGTCTTATAGTCAAGAAAAAGAGAACACAAAAAAAGATAGTGCCAAACAAAAAGCAGTACAACTAGATGAGGTTATAATTACAGGAAAAACAAAAAAAGACCCTGTATTTAGCGCTATCACTAATCAATATGCTAAAAAAATTGTACAACCAAAAAATGTTGCCGATTTGTTTAACAACATTAACGGTTTCTCTGTAATTAAAAGAGGTAATTATGCCATAGATCCTTCTTTTAGAGGCGCACAGTACGAACAATTAAACATTCAATATGACGGTGGCACAAAAGCAATGCATGCCTGCCCTAACAGAATGGATCCTGTAACAACACACATTATTCCTGAAGAAATTTCGAGAATTGAAATTATTAAAGGTCCATACACGGTTAGATATGGCGCTACTTTTGGTGGAATTATTAACCTTGTTACACAAAAACCAGATTATAACGATTATGGTTTACACGGAAAAGTATCTGGTGGCTTTGAAAGCAACGGAAATTCTCTTGTAAGCTTAGCAGAACTAAAATATATCAATGAAAAATTTGATATTGTTACCAATGTTGGTTATCGTGATTTTGGTAATTATAAAGATGGATTTGGAACCACAATTCCGTCATCTTTTAGAAGCTCTGATTACGGAATTAAAGTTGGCTATAACTTTACACAAAATCAGCGTTTAAAAGTAGACTGGAGACAATCTTTTGGACGAGATGTTTTACATGCCGCTTTGCCTATGGATACTGATTATGATAACAGTAGCATTTTATCTGTAGATTACAAAATAGACAATATTGCAGAAATAATAAAATCTATTACCGTAAAGGGATACCATAGTTATGTAGATCATTTAATGACCAATAACAACAGACCTTCTTTTATGATGATGGAAGCCGCTTCTGCCGTAGAGGCAACAACTATTGGTGGTAAAATTGAAATGAATTGGAAACCTTCTAAAAACCTAGATATATTTTCTGGAGTTGATATTATGAATATTGCAAGAGATGGTGGAAGAACCAGAATTGTAAAAATAATGAATGGCAACAAACTAGCTACTCCAAAAACATTTAATGATAAAGTTTGGCAAGATTCTTATATTACAGATCTTGGTGTTTTTACAGAAGCAAGATACAATTTAGCAGAAAACACCATTTTAACTGCAGGTGTTCGTTATGACAATGTAACTTCTGATATTAAAGATCCAGAAGCAGATTTTGCAGCCATGTATAATTTAAAAAAACGCACAGAACACACTTTTAGCGGAACTGTTTCGGTTAAAAAAATAATTTCTGACAACTATATATTAGAAGTCGCTTATGGTCGTGGAACCAGAACTGCAAATATGATTGAGCGTTTTATAAATCATTTTACGGTAGGACAAGATCCGTATGAATATATTGGAAACCCAGATTTAAAAGCAGAAATAAACAATCAGTTCGAAATAGGGATTAAAGGTTTTGAAGCACTTAAAAATGGCTTTAATAGTTTTCAATTCGAAACTTCTGTTTATTATTCTTATTTCGAAAACTACATTGTTGGTATTGTAAACCCAAACATTACAAGAAAATTTAACCCTACCGCAGAACCCACCAATGTAAAAGTTTTTCAAAATTTAGATGAAGCTTACAAAACAGGTTTCGAAGCCATGGCTAGACTAGATTTTTTAGAGAACTATAATTTTAAAACAGAATTTTCTTACGTGTATACAAAAAACAAAGATTTAGATGAATCTTTACCCTTAACCCCTCCTTTTACAACCAAATTATCACTTGGTTTCGAAAAAGAAAAATTATGGGCAAACGCACAATATAATCTAGTTTCTAAACAAGATAATATTTCTGAAAGCTATGGAGAAACCAGTACAGATGGATATCAAACTTTAGATCTTCGTTTTGGAGGCAAACCACTTAAAAATGTAACCTTAGGTGTTGCTGTTTTAAACGTATTTGATAAAGGCTATAATAGTCATTTAAATTTTTCATTTACAAACCAAGCAGATTTTGGAAGAACGCCAATTACAGAACCAGGACGTAATTTCTCTGCTTTTTTACAGTATGTATTCTAG
- a CDS encoding Crp/Fnr family transcriptional regulator produces the protein MISKLESNFGYLLEKDLILEIQELGVSKEFKEDTTIIEVGDYIKSMPLLISGAIKILREDEDGDEIVLYYLEKGDTCAMTLSCCMGQTKSKIRAVAETNVELIMLPKEKMAEWLGKYKTWQAYILQTYHLRMDELLEALDTIAFLKMDERIFKYLKDKAMVTHNDLLHVTHKQISEDLHTSRVVVSRLLKKLENERKIELFRNSIKVLEL, from the coding sequence ATGATAAGTAAACTAGAAAGCAATTTTGGGTATCTTTTAGAGAAAGATTTAATTTTAGAAATTCAAGAATTAGGTGTTTCTAAAGAGTTTAAAGAAGATACCACAATTATTGAGGTTGGAGATTATATAAAATCGATGCCTTTATTAATTTCTGGAGCTATTAAAATTCTTAGAGAAGATGAAGATGGTGATGAAATAGTTTTATATTACTTAGAAAAAGGAGACACTTGCGCCATGACCCTTTCTTGTTGTATGGGGCAAACCAAAAGTAAAATTAGAGCCGTTGCAGAAACAAATGTTGAGTTAATTATGTTGCCTAAAGAAAAAATGGCAGAATGGTTAGGGAAATATAAAACGTGGCAAGCCTATATTTTACAAACATATCATCTTAGAATGGATGAGCTTTTAGAGGCTTTAGATACCATCGCTTTCTTAAAAATGGATGAACGCATTTTTAAATATTTAAAAGACAAAGCAATGGTTACTCATAATGATCTTTTACATGTTACCCACAAACAAATTTCTGAAGATTTACATACGTCTAGAGTTGTAGTATCTCGATTATTAAAAAAATTAGAAAACGAGCGTAAAATAGAACTTTTTAGAAATAGTATTAAAGTTTTAGAACTGTAA
- a CDS encoding c-type heme family protein, with translation MKFFSLFIALAFIFGCKDAKKTPSYSKKAVSETQEHVGKKLMETNCYVCHNATTPEDNRIAPPMIAIKKRYLMGNSTKASFIASMQNWIKNPTKENAIMYGAVQRFGLMPKQAFPEETIQQIADYMFESEIEKPAWFDEHYNQQHGNGNGNGRGNGMGRGNGNGMQRQQQGANFKNLSYSEKGLKYALGTKAVLGKNLMGTIQKKGTLAALKFCNVKAYPLTDSMSVVYKTSIKRVSDKPRNASNAANNLEKEYITVFKKDAQLNKESEPIVVESAENVKFYYPIKTNSMCLQCHGKPNLDIKSNTLAEINKLYPKDLAVGYTENQVRGIWSITFHKQL, from the coding sequence ATGAAATTTTTCAGTTTATTTATAGCACTGGCTTTTATATTTGGATGTAAAGATGCCAAAAAGACTCCTTCTTATTCTAAAAAGGCGGTTTCAGAAACACAAGAACATGTTGGTAAAAAGTTAATGGAAACAAACTGTTATGTTTGCCATAATGCTACCACACCAGAAGATAACCGAATTGCACCACCAATGATTGCTATTAAAAAAAGGTATTTAATGGGAAATTCTACAAAAGCTTCATTTATAGCATCGATGCAAAACTGGATTAAAAACCCAACCAAAGAAAATGCTATAATGTATGGCGCTGTTCAACGTTTTGGTTTGATGCCTAAACAGGCTTTTCCTGAAGAAACGATTCAGCAGATTGCAGATTATATGTTTGAGTCTGAAATAGAAAAACCAGCATGGTTTGACGAGCATTACAATCAACAACACGGAAACGGAAACGGAAATGGCAGAGGTAATGGAATGGGCAGAGGTAATGGAAACGGAATGCAAAGACAGCAGCAAGGTGCTAATTTTAAAAACCTATCTTACAGTGAAAAGGGGTTAAAATATGCACTAGGTACCAAAGCTGTTTTAGGAAAAAACTTAATGGGAACAATTCAAAAAAAAGGAACCTTGGCAGCATTAAAATTTTGTAATGTAAAAGCATATCCTCTAACAGATAGTATGTCTGTAGTATATAAAACAAGTATAAAAAGAGTTTCAGACAAACCAAGAAATGCAAGTAATGCCGCTAATAATTTAGAGAAAGAATATATTACTGTTTTTAAAAAAGACGCCCAATTAAATAAAGAGTCAGAACCGATTGTTGTTGAATCTGCAGAAAATGTAAAATTTTATTATCCAATTAAAACAAATAGTATGTGTTTGCAATGTCATGGTAAACCAAACCTAGATATTAAAAGCAATACTTTAGCTGAAATAAATAAGTTATACCCAAAAGATTTAGCTGTTGGCTATACAGAAAATCAAGTAAGAGGAATTTGGAGTATTACCTTTCATAAACAATTATAA
- a CDS encoding methyltransferase domain-containing protein: MNLSEEFWDKKYLNNKVGWDLGVVSPPLKMYFDQLINKDLKILIPGGGNSYEAEYLFNRGFKNVFVVDLSKTALTNLKNRVVGFPSSQLIHANFFDVETTFDLVIEQTFFCAIDPLLREKYALKMHHLLRAKGKLVGLLFDAKLNEDHPPFGGNKNEYISYFEPFFTMDVFTKCYNSYANRQEMELFMKFVKK, from the coding sequence ATGAACTTATCGGAAGAATTTTGGGATAAAAAGTATCTAAATAATAAGGTTGGTTGGGATTTAGGAGTTGTTTCTCCTCCTTTAAAAATGTATTTTGATCAACTTATTAATAAGGATTTAAAAATACTCATACCAGGTGGTGGAAATTCTTACGAAGCAGAATATCTTTTTAACCGTGGTTTTAAGAATGTTTTTGTGGTAGATCTTTCTAAAACTGCTTTAACAAACCTAAAAAATAGAGTTGTCGGTTTTCCGTCATCACAATTAATTCATGCTAATTTTTTTGATGTCGAAACTACTTTCGATTTGGTGATAGAACAAACTTTCTTTTGTGCTATAGATCCACTTTTAAGAGAAAAGTATGCGTTAAAAATGCATCACTTATTAAGAGCTAAGGGTAAATTGGTGGGTTTGCTTTTTGATGCAAAACTAAATGAAGATCATCCACCTTTTGGTGGAAATAAAAACGAATACATTTCTTATTTTGAACCCTTTTTTACAATGGATGTTTTTACAAAATGTTACAATTCTTATGCAAATAGGCAAGAAATGGAGTTGTTTATGAAGTTTGTAAAAAAATAA
- a CDS encoding TolC family protein, whose translation MKVIRNTLLVVGFLSTLQGISQEILTKKEALEITLENNFGIKIANNNLDVAKNNKSIYNTGFLPTATVTSGANYSNNNQTISRQDGTSTSVDGAVTKSYNASVGLNYILFDGLGRKYNYQQLKETYNLTELQARETIENTYLQLFTTYFQIARFSENKENLKEALSISKQRLQRAKYQYEYGQSTRLELLNAEVDVNNDSITLINANQQLSNVKRGLNIILGIEKEVNFEVETEVVFSKMMNFEELQQKTIANNSTLKQNEKNIAISEFNIKINKANYLPSLGLNTSYGWNKSENPATSFLAASTSNGLNAGLSLSWSLFDGGSTKTRVDNAKIALENQQILLAQQKVTIENNLKNTWENYQNQLFILKAQEKNVLTTQNNFDRTKERYKLGQVTSIEFRQAQINFINSKTAFNNAKFDAKLIELQLLQLSGDILNEQF comes from the coding sequence ATGAAGGTCATTAGAAATACACTATTAGTAGTCGGTTTTTTATCGACTTTACAAGGAATTTCGCAAGAAATTCTAACAAAGAAGGAAGCACTAGAAATTACGTTAGAAAATAATTTTGGGATTAAAATAGCCAACAATAATTTAGACGTTGCAAAAAACAATAAAAGTATTTATAATACAGGTTTTTTACCAACCGCTACGGTTACTTCTGGTGCAAATTATAGTAATAATAACCAAACTATTTCTCGTCAAGATGGTACTTCTACGAGTGTAGATGGCGCTGTAACAAAATCGTATAATGCTTCTGTAGGTTTAAATTATATCCTTTTTGATGGATTGGGCAGAAAGTACAATTATCAACAATTAAAAGAGACGTATAATTTAACAGAATTACAAGCTAGAGAAACGATAGAGAATACCTATTTACAATTGTTTACAACGTATTTTCAAATTGCAAGATTCTCTGAAAATAAAGAGAATTTAAAAGAAGCCTTGTCTATTTCTAAACAAAGGTTACAAAGAGCAAAATATCAATATGAATATGGGCAATCTACTAGGTTAGAGTTGCTAAATGCAGAAGTTGATGTAAATAATGATAGCATTACTTTAATAAACGCCAATCAGCAATTAAGCAATGTTAAACGTGGTTTAAATATTATTTTAGGGATAGAAAAAGAAGTGAATTTTGAGGTGGAAACCGAAGTTGTATTTAGCAAAATGATGAATTTTGAGGAACTTCAGCAAAAAACAATCGCCAATAATTCTACCTTAAAACAAAACGAAAAAAACATTGCCATTAGTGAGTTTAACATCAAAATAAACAAAGCAAACTATTTACCCTCTTTAGGTTTAAATACTTCTTATGGATGGAACAAAAGCGAAAACCCTGCAACTTCTTTTTTAGCGGCTTCTACTTCTAATGGATTAAATGCAGGTTTAAGTTTGTCTTGGAGTTTGTTTGATGGAGGAAGCACAAAAACAAGAGTTGACAATGCTAAAATTGCTTTAGAAAATCAACAAATATTATTAGCACAACAAAAAGTTACAATAGAGAATAATTTAAAAAATACTTGGGAGAATTATCAAAATCAATTATTTATTTTAAAGGCGCAAGAAAAAAATGTTTTAACTACTCAAAATAATTTTGATAGAACCAAAGAACGTTACAAATTAGGGCAAGTTACTTCTATAGAATTTAGGCAAGCTCAGATTAATTTTATCAACTCTAAAACAGCGTTTAACAATGCAAAATTTGATGCTAAATTAATAGAATTACAGTTGTTACAGTTAAGCGGAGATATTCTAAATGAGCAGTTTTAA
- the nadB gene encoding L-aspartate oxidase produces MLPDKKIISTDFLVIGSGISGLTFALKTATKFKDAKITIVTKDEQSESNTKYAQGGIATVYNRTVDSFEQHINDTLVAGDGLCDEEVVKMVVGDAPDRLQELIDWGTQFDENENGDYDLGREGGHSQNRILHHTDITGAEVERALLAQVNALKNIDFLTHHYAIDLITEHQTKKRKTKRNGKISCYGAYVLDEKNAKVKTFVSKFTVLASGGNGQVYETTTNPVVATGDGIGIAYRAKAEISEMEFIQFHPTALYNPGEYPAFLISEAVRGFGARLRNYNGDFFMHKYDERQELASRDIVARAIDNELKKSGKPHVYLDCTNLDMDKFKEHFPNITEKCASLNIDVTKDYIPVVPASHYICGGVNVNKKAKTSIKKLYACGEVTRTGLHGGNRLASNSLLEGLVYAHNAFLNISKKYDNAKMPTDIPVWNDNGVIKNMEKILIAHDRNEVKTIMTNYVGIVRSNERIKRAEKKLRVLYEDNKRLYDHSELSVDLCELRNLITTAYLITQFSKKRTVNCGGFYSLDCISK; encoded by the coding sequence ATGTTACCTGATAAAAAAATAATTTCTACAGACTTTTTAGTAATTGGTTCTGGAATTTCTGGATTAACTTTTGCGCTAAAAACAGCCACTAAGTTTAAAGACGCTAAAATTACAATAGTTACTAAAGACGAACAAAGTGAGTCTAACACTAAGTATGCACAAGGTGGTATTGCCACTGTTTACAACAGAACCGTTGATAGTTTTGAACAACACATCAATGATACTTTAGTTGCAGGTGATGGTTTATGCGATGAAGAGGTGGTAAAAATGGTGGTAGGTGATGCCCCAGATAGACTACAAGAATTAATTGATTGGGGAACACAATTTGATGAAAATGAAAATGGTGATTACGATTTAGGTCGTGAAGGAGGACATTCTCAGAATAGAATTTTACATCATACAGATATAACAGGTGCAGAAGTAGAACGTGCTTTATTAGCGCAAGTAAATGCGCTTAAAAATATTGATTTTTTAACGCATCATTATGCAATTGATTTAATTACCGAACATCAAACAAAAAAGAGAAAGACAAAACGAAACGGAAAAATTTCTTGTTACGGTGCTTATGTGTTAGATGAAAAAAACGCAAAAGTAAAAACTTTTGTAAGTAAATTTACTGTTTTAGCTTCTGGTGGTAATGGCCAAGTATATGAAACCACAACAAACCCTGTGGTTGCTACTGGAGACGGAATAGGAATTGCATACCGTGCAAAAGCCGAAATTTCTGAAATGGAGTTTATTCAGTTTCACCCAACAGCGTTGTACAACCCAGGAGAATACCCTGCTTTTTTAATTTCTGAAGCCGTAAGAGGTTTTGGTGCTAGATTAAGAAATTACAATGGTGATTTCTTTATGCATAAATATGATGAAAGACAAGAATTAGCCTCTAGAGATATTGTTGCTAGAGCTATAGATAACGAATTAAAGAAAAGTGGAAAACCACATGTATATTTAGATTGTACTAATTTAGATATGGATAAATTTAAAGAGCATTTTCCTAATATCACAGAAAAATGTGCTTCTTTAAATATAGATGTTACCAAAGATTATATTCCGGTTGTACCAGCCTCTCATTATATTTGCGGTGGTGTAAATGTTAATAAAAAAGCAAAGACTTCTATTAAAAAATTATATGCTTGTGGCGAAGTAACTAGAACGGGGTTACATGGCGGAAATAGATTGGCGTCTAACTCTTTATTAGAAGGCTTGGTTTACGCACACAATGCCTTTTTAAATATTTCTAAAAAATATGATAACGCTAAAATGCCAACAGATATTCCTGTTTGGAATGACAATGGCGTTATTAAAAACATGGAAAAAATATTAATTGCGCACGATCGAAATGAAGTAAAAACGATTATGACCAATTATGTGGGTATTGTACGTTCTAACGAGCGCATAAAACGTGCTGAAAAAAAACTAAGAGTATTGTATGAAGATAACAAACGTTTATATGATCACTCAGAACTTTCTGTAGATTTATGCGAGTTAAGAAATTTAATTACAACCGCATATTTAATTACCCAATTCTCTAAAAAGAGAACTGTTAATTGTGGTGGTTTTTACAGTTTAGATTGTATTTCTAAGTAG
- the trxA gene encoding thioredoxin: protein MSNFLDVINQDKPVLVDFFAEWCGPCKTMSPILKEVKDALGDKVSIIKIDVDKNQSLAAKYQVRGVPTFILYKSGKQVWRQSGAVQKTALITVINNLGG from the coding sequence ATGAGCAATTTTTTAGACGTTATTAATCAAGACAAACCTGTTTTAGTAGATTTTTTTGCAGAATGGTGTGGGCCTTGTAAAACAATGAGTCCTATTTTAAAAGAAGTAAAAGATGCTTTAGGAGATAAAGTATCTATAATTAAAATTGATGTTGATAAAAATCAATCTTTAGCAGCTAAATATCAGGTTAGAGGTGTACCAACGTTTATTTTATATAAGTCTGGTAAACAGGTTTGGAGACAGTCTGGAGCCGTACAAAAAACAGCATTAATTACTGTTATAAATAATCTGGGGGGATAA
- the nadA gene encoding quinolinate synthase NadA, translating into METLETAKKNLTKKGFLDIETPDINYVEEILKLKKEKNAVLLAHYYQIDEIQEIADFVGDSLALAQQAAKTDADMIIFAGVHFMAETAKILNPTKKVLLPDLLAGCSLADSCPPEKFSEFKKQHPDHIVVTYINCSAEIKALSDYVCTSSNAKKIIDAIPLDQPIIFAPDRNLGAYLNKETGREMLLWDGACMVHEAFSMEKLIDLYKEHPDAELIAHPESEAHMLKVAKYIGSTSGLLNHVKNSKKKKFIVATEAGILYQMLKENPDKIIIPAPAKEDNTCACSECAYMKMNTMKKLYLCLKHELPNIEVEEELAKKAIIPINRMLELSK; encoded by the coding sequence ATGGAAACTTTAGAAACTGCAAAGAAAAATCTTACTAAAAAAGGATTTTTAGATATAGAAACTCCTGATATAAATTATGTCGAGGAGATTTTAAAGCTAAAAAAAGAAAAAAATGCAGTTCTTTTAGCACACTATTATCAAATTGATGAAATTCAAGAAATTGCAGATTTTGTTGGTGATAGTTTAGCTTTGGCACAACAAGCTGCCAAAACAGATGCAGATATGATTATTTTTGCAGGAGTTCATTTTATGGCAGAAACTGCAAAAATATTAAACCCAACTAAAAAGGTTCTTTTACCAGATTTATTAGCGGGTTGTTCATTGGCAGATTCTTGTCCGCCAGAAAAATTTTCAGAATTTAAAAAACAACATCCAGATCACATTGTTGTTACCTATATAAATTGTTCTGCAGAAATTAAAGCCTTAAGTGATTACGTTTGTACATCATCTAACGCTAAAAAAATAATTGATGCAATTCCTTTAGATCAGCCTATAATTTTTGCACCAGATAGAAATTTAGGTGCTTATTTAAACAAAGAAACAGGTAGAGAAATGTTACTTTGGGATGGCGCTTGTATGGTACACGAAGCTTTTTCTATGGAAAAACTGATTGACTTATATAAAGAGCATCCAGATGCCGAATTAATTGCGCATCCAGAATCTGAAGCACACATGCTTAAGGTTGCTAAATATATTGGTTCTACTTCTGGTCTTTTAAATCATGTAAAAAACAGTAAAAAGAAAAAATTTATTGTAGCTACAGAAGCCGGTATTTTATACCAAATGTTAAAAGAAAACCCAGATAAAATAATTATTCCTGCTCCTGCTAAAGAAGATAATACTTGTGCTTGTAGCGAGTGTGCTTACATGAAAATGAATACAATGAAAAAATTGTATTTATGTTTAAAACACGAATTACCTAACATAGAAGTTGAAGAAGAATTAGCAAAAAAAGCAATTATTCCTATTAATAGAATGTTAGAACTTTCTAAATAA